A region of the Nocardia higoensis genome:
GCGCGATCGACCGGGTGGCCGTCCCGGTCCGGGAAATCCTCAACACCGTCCTGCGCCACGACGGGCGCTGTTTCGCCGTCGTGCACAACCACCCCTCGGGTGATCCGCATCCCAGCATCGACGACCGCCGTGCCACCACACTGCTGCAGGCCGCCGCGGACACCGTCGGCCTGCGCTTCCTCGACCACGTGGTGCTGGCCCGGGATCGATGGGCCAGTGCCGCTCCGCTGCCCCTCGACGACAGCTGACCCGCGACGTCGTGGCCCATGCGGGTCCTGCCCGGCCGGCCGTGCCGAGCCTGCCGCCGCCCGGACCGCCGGTGTCCGCGAACGACGAAGGCCGCTCGCGTCCTGGCGGACACGAGCGGCCTTCGCCGCGAAGAAGCGGGATCAGCGGGTGAAGAGCAGGGCCCGCTTGACCTCCTGGATCGCCTTGGTGACCTCGATACCGCGAGGGCAGGCGTCGGTGCAGTTGAAGGTCGTGCGGCAGCGCCACACGCCCTCGACATCGTTGAGGATGTCCAGACGCTCGCGGGCGCCTTCGTCACGGCTGTCGAAGATGAAGCGGTGCGCGTTCACGATCGCGGCCGGGCCGAAGTAGCTGCCGTCGCTCCAGTACACGGGGCAGGAGGTGGTGCAGCAGGCGCACAGGATGCACTTGGTGGTGTCGTCGAACCGGGCGCGGTCGGCCTGGCTCTGGATGCGCTCACGGGTCGGCTCGTTGCCGGTGGCGATGAGGTAGGGCTTCACCGCGCGGAACGCGTCGAAGAACGGCTCCATGTCGACCACGAGATCCTTCTCCACGGGCAGGCCGCGGATCGGCTCGACGGAGACGGTGACGGACTTGCCGTCCTTGGGCAGCATGTCCTTCATGAGCACCTTGCAGGCCAGCCGGTTCACACCGTTGATCCGCATGGCGTCGGAACCGCAGACACCGTGGGCGCAGGAGCGCCGGAAGGTGAGCGTGCCGTCCAGGTAGGACTTGATGTAGATGAGCACGTTCAGGAAGCGGTCCGTCGGCAGGACCGGCACCTGGAACGACTCCCAGTGCGCGCCCTTGTCGTCCTCGGGGTTGAAGCGCGCCACCTTGACGGTGATCATCACCGAGCCCTCCGGCACCGGGGCCGGAGTCGACGGAGTGTTCTTCTCGAGTACGGCAGTCATCAGTACTTACGCTCCATCGGCTCGTAGCGGGTCTGCACCACCGGCTTGAAGTCGAGCCGGATGTCGGACAGCAGATCCGTGCCCTCCTTGTAGGCCATCGTGTGCCGCATGAAGTTCACGTCGTCGCGGTCCGGGTAGTCCTCGCGGGCGTGGCCGCCGCGCGATTCCTTGCGGTTGAGCGCGCCGGCGACGGTGACCTCGGCCAGTTCGAGCAGGAAGCCCAGCTCGACGGCCTCGAGCAGGTCGCTGTTGTAGCGCTTGCCCTTGTCCTGCACCGTGATCCGCGAGTACCGCTCCTTGAGCGCGTGGATGTCGGTGAGGGCCTGCTTGAGGGTGTCCTCGGTGCGGAACACCGAGGCGTTGTTGTCCATCGACCGCTGCAGCTCGGTGCGGATGTCGGCCACCCGCTCGTTGCCGTGGTCGGACAGGATCAGCGCCAGCCAGTCCTGCACCATCTGTGCCGGGTTCTCCGGCATCTCCACGAAATCGCTGCGCTCGGCGTACTCGGCGGCGGCGATGCCCGCGCGGCGGCCGAAGACGTTGATGTCGAGCAGCGAGTTGGTGCCCAGGCGGTTCGCGCCGTGCACCGAGACGCAGGCGCATTCGCCCGCGGCGTAGAGACCGGGGACGACGTCGGTGTTGTTGCGCAGCACCTCGCCGCGGATCCGGGTCGGGA
Encoded here:
- a CDS encoding succinate dehydrogenase iron-sulfur subunit; this encodes MTAVLEKNTPSTPAPVPEGSVMITVKVARFNPEDDKGAHWESFQVPVLPTDRFLNVLIYIKSYLDGTLTFRRSCAHGVCGSDAMRINGVNRLACKVLMKDMLPKDGKSVTVSVEPIRGLPVEKDLVVDMEPFFDAFRAVKPYLIATGNEPTRERIQSQADRARFDDTTKCILCACCTTSCPVYWSDGSYFGPAAIVNAHRFIFDSRDEGARERLDILNDVEGVWRCRTTFNCTDACPRGIEVTKAIQEVKRALLFTR